In Urechidicola croceus, a single window of DNA contains:
- a CDS encoding NAD-dependent epimerase/dehydratase family protein produces the protein MDKEIKLNNWLITGGCGFIGKIFIKHLKSINPNFSIRVIDNLKVGTREELSFSGDFEEVSDANNLKWESGITQLIVEDILEYNKLLKITSGADVIIHLAANTGVLPSVEDPKMDFENNVIGTFNLLETCRINKIKKFVMASSGAAAGEVTPPIHEEVCAHPTSPYGASKLVGESYCSAYYNSYGVNTVALRFSNVYGPGSTHKNSIVAKFTKRAINGEVLEIYGDGSQTRDFVYTEDLLNAIYLSAIKDIGGEVFQIASNNETTVLEITDLLVKTLKSKGIENIEVIHGSKNVGEVYRNYADTSKAQKILGWNVKMNLEQGIENTVEWFFSLDSKIV, from the coding sequence ATGGATAAAGAAATAAAATTAAACAATTGGTTGATAACTGGAGGTTGTGGATTTATTGGTAAAATTTTCATTAAACACTTAAAATCAATAAATCCAAATTTTTCAATTAGAGTAATTGATAATTTAAAGGTAGGTACTAGAGAAGAATTAAGTTTTTCTGGAGATTTTGAAGAAGTTTCGGATGCAAATAATTTAAAATGGGAAAGTGGAATTACTCAACTGATTGTAGAGGATATTTTAGAATATAACAAGCTTTTAAAAATTACATCAGGAGCGGATGTAATTATTCATTTGGCAGCAAATACTGGTGTTTTACCATCAGTAGAAGATCCTAAAATGGATTTTGAGAATAATGTTATAGGAACCTTTAATTTACTTGAAACTTGTAGAATAAATAAGATTAAGAAATTTGTAATGGCATCAAGTGGCGCTGCTGCAGGCGAAGTGACACCTCCAATTCATGAAGAGGTTTGTGCTCATCCAACATCTCCTTATGGGGCAAGTAAATTAGTTGGTGAATCTTACTGTTCGGCATACTATAATAGTTATGGTGTAAATACCGTGGCTTTAAGGTTTAGCAATGTTTATGGTCCAGGATCTACACATAAAAATAGTATAGTTGCAAAATTTACCAAGCGAGCAATAAATGGCGAAGTTTTAGAAATATATGGAGACGGATCTCAAACAAGAGATTTTGTTTATACTGAAGATTTGTTAAATGCTATTTATTTAAGTGCTATTAAAGATATAGGAGGAGAGGTGTTTCAAATTGCAAGTAACAATGAAACTACAGTATTAGAGATTACAGATTTATTAGTGAAAACTTTAAAATCAAAAGGAATCGAAAATATTGAAGTAATACATGGAAGCAAAAATGTTGGTGAGGTTTATAGAAATTATGCAGACACGTCCAAAGCTCAAAAGATATTAGGTTGGAATGTTAAAATGAATTTAGAACAGGGGATAGAAAATACTGTTGAATGGTTTTTCTCACTTGACTCTAAAATAGTTTAA
- a CDS encoding WecB/TagA/CpsF family glycosyltransferase: MEVKINNYNVFSGSIDEILELDGKIVINTINAHSYITAEKDKIFKEALVESDVLLPDGEGVVLMAKYLNNIRINKIAGADMHQLLLKHVNKNNLKCFYLGSSENVLNIIRQNLNREFPNINIATFSPPFKEKFTEKDNEKIITAINNFEPDVLFVGMTAPKQEKWLFQNKEHINFKFAAAIGAVFDFYAETKSRAPKWVIKIKMEWLYRAFSSWRLAKRYIYSNPKFIIEVIKLKFLKVKNN, translated from the coding sequence ATGGAAGTAAAAATAAATAACTATAATGTTTTTAGTGGTTCAATAGATGAAATACTTGAATTAGATGGAAAAATAGTTATCAATACAATTAATGCTCATTCATATATTACTGCTGAAAAAGACAAGATATTTAAAGAGGCATTAGTAGAGAGTGATGTTCTTTTACCAGATGGAGAAGGTGTTGTATTAATGGCTAAATATTTGAATAATATTAGAATCAATAAAATAGCTGGTGCTGATATGCACCAGCTATTATTAAAACATGTTAATAAAAATAATTTAAAATGTTTTTATTTAGGATCTTCTGAAAATGTATTGAATATAATACGCCAAAATTTAAATCGAGAATTTCCAAACATAAATATTGCTACTTTTTCACCACCTTTTAAAGAAAAATTTACTGAAAAAGATAATGAAAAGATAATAACTGCAATTAATAATTTTGAGCCAGATGTTTTATTTGTTGGAATGACCGCACCGAAACAAGAAAAATGGTTATTTCAAAATAAAGAACACATAAATTTTAAATTTGCAGCAGCAATAGGAGCTGTTTTTGATTTTTATGCCGAAACCAAATCAAGAGCGCCAAAATGGGTTATAAAGATTAAAATGGAATGGTTATATCGAGCTTTTTCTAGTTGGAGGTTAGCAAAAAGATATATATATTCAAACCCAAAATTTATAATTGAAGTAATTAAATTAAAATTTTTAAAAGTAAAAAACAACTAG
- a CDS encoding NAD-dependent epimerase/dehydratase family protein: protein MKKVFVLGGDGFCGWPSALHLSNQGFDVTIIDNLSRRNIDNELGVQSLTPIATIQERIKTWEEVSGKKIGFYNFDLAKDYTEFLDLLKEKKPDTIIHFAEQRAAPYSMKSSKHKRYTVDNNLSSTNNVLCAIVDSELDIHLVHLGTMGVYGYGTAGMKIPEGYLDVYMKTENGDEVSSEILYPVNPGSIYHMTKTQDQLFFLYYNKNDKLRITDLHQGIVWGTHTQETKLNEKLINRFDYDGDYGTVLNRFLMQAAIGYPLTVHGTGGQTRAFIHIQDSVKCIELAVKNPPKLNEKVKIFNQATETHRVRDLANLISKMANVEIQNLKNPRNEDAENELRVENKNFLKLGLNPITLEKGLLEEVKEIAQKYAHRCNKEKIPCESLWIKK from the coding sequence ATGAAAAAAGTATTTGTATTAGGTGGCGACGGCTTTTGTGGTTGGCCTTCTGCGTTACATCTTTCAAATCAAGGATTTGATGTAACAATTATTGATAATTTATCTAGAAGAAACATAGATAATGAATTAGGCGTTCAATCACTAACACCAATTGCGACGATTCAAGAAAGAATAAAAACATGGGAAGAAGTAAGCGGAAAAAAAATAGGATTCTACAACTTTGATCTTGCAAAAGATTACACGGAGTTTTTAGATTTATTAAAAGAAAAAAAGCCAGATACAATAATACATTTTGCTGAACAAAGAGCAGCTCCATACTCAATGAAAAGTAGCAAACATAAACGCTACACAGTAGATAATAACCTTAGTTCTACAAACAATGTTCTATGCGCAATAGTTGACTCAGAATTAGATATCCATTTAGTACACTTAGGAACTATGGGAGTGTATGGTTATGGAACTGCTGGGATGAAAATTCCTGAAGGATACCTTGACGTTTATATGAAAACAGAAAATGGTGATGAAGTTTCAAGTGAAATATTATATCCTGTAAATCCTGGAAGTATTTACCATATGACAAAAACTCAGGACCAATTATTCTTTTTATACTATAATAAAAATGATAAATTAAGAATTACAGATTTACATCAAGGAATAGTTTGGGGAACACATACTCAAGAAACAAAATTAAATGAAAAATTAATTAATAGGTTTGATTATGATGGAGATTATGGTACAGTATTAAACAGGTTTTTAATGCAAGCTGCTATAGGATATCCATTGACAGTTCATGGAACGGGAGGACAAACAAGAGCATTTATTCATATTCAAGACTCAGTTAAATGTATTGAATTAGCTGTGAAAAATCCACCTAAATTAAATGAAAAAGTAAAAATATTTAATCAAGCAACTGAAACTCATAGAGTTAGAGATTTAGCAAACTTAATTTCAAAAATGGCAAATGTTGAGATTCAAAATCTTAAAAATCCAAGAAATGAAGATGCTGAAAATGAATTGAGAGTTGAAAACAAAAATTTCTTAAAACTAGGATTAAATCCAATTACTCTTGAAAAAGGACTTTTAGAAGAAGTAAAAGAGATTGCTCAAAAATATGCTCATAGATGTAATAAAGAAAAAATACCTTGTGAATCACTATGGATAAAGAAATAA